taatattttgattttggttatttttaatttttaatgatttattgaaGAAATGAATTTGCTTCAATTGTTGTGGATGCTTAAATTTTGAGCTTTTCATGTGGAATGCTTGGATTTGTATATTATTTCCTTGGAAGCCGAGGGTTATCATTTCCATGAGTTCAAGGACATCAAAATACCCTAGTTAGTATGTGCGAAATTTATTACTCTACTGAATTGGAGGTTTCTGGTTGGATAAATGCTGTAATTTTTATGACAAGTAGTAAATCAGTAGTGTTAAGGTGCATTGCTACCCTAGTGCAGATACTGCATAGATGGATGTTAAAGACATACCGTTAGCAACAGACAAAGGCCAATGGAGACTTCCTGAATTTAATTTAACCGTAGAAGCTTAAATACAGCCGATCACAAAATGATTTATACTGAGATTCCATGCATGCCTTGTACCTATCTGTGCCAGGATTGACAATGGGATGAATTGCGTTTTGACAATTGACATAGGTGCTAATGAGCTATAAGCAAGAAATTATGAAACTTTTGAAGCAAATTTAAAGCAGTTCAGTTTGAACtctaaacaaacaaaatagaatTGCATATTCTTTCTGTGGAGAACTTTAACTGTGCTTTACTCCAAAAATATTGTGTTCCTTTCCTTATAGTGCTCCCAAAATATTGTTGTCCTTTCCTTATAGTGTGAAGTCTGAACACACTTTTTgacttattttttttgttttgttttgcagaAGAAGACCCAAACGTCCTACAGTAAAATAGTATTGTCTGATACAATGAAGAATATGATTTCACCCATTCAAAATGCCGTGCCATCTCCTACTTTTCTATGGAGGTTCAAGGTCTGTTAGTCTATCATGTGCAATCTGCATAAGAATACTGTTGTGCTGCATGTTTTATTGGCAAGCTTGTCATTTGTTGCAATGTTTGTGTTATACGATGATCCTTGGTGATATTATATAGactcaatttaatttaattttcttctgGAAAATAAATTGGTTGTCcagattgaattttttttaatttgtagaACTATTAGATATGCCTATTTGATTTATCGGTTAATTTTTAAACTCATAGTGTTTATGAACCTCTTGCACGctctcatttttttcttctttttcaggtGACACTCTTTCTGATATGGGGACTTACTTGCTGTAAGGTCAAAGCTTGTCTTTTCACTTAATGATATGCATCATTGAGAAAGTTCCGTAACATTTCTTTGTCTTTACTATTAACTTATTTATGCTCTTGCATCAGATTGGTTGGGATTCTGTCATGAGAATGGATGCAAATTTGAGAGATCTGTTTTTATACGAGGCTTTTTTGTATTACAATCCTCTCCTACTTGTGGTGAGTTGGGGGTTCATTTTACTGTTTATGTTGAACgtagtttttttgaaaacttcacttgatgatatttgctgTTACTTTTACAGACTATTATGGTCTGGCTTTGGGGAGTGAATGTGTGGGTATTTCTACAGTCCAATATAAGCTATCCCAAGATTTTTGATATTGATCTAAATCACCTTACTCACAAAGAGATATGGAAGGTAGTCGAGTTCCCTGCCttagtttttttttacaaaacattATTCATTGCTAAGTGCAAAAGTGTTCAATCTTTTTCTTGATTCTCGATTTTGACAATTGATATTTCGATCATGGAGTTGTCTGTATCTGGTTCTCTAAAATATATTGGTAATCAAAATACTTGTTGAAGTTGCGGGAATTCAAATAAAAGGGAAATAAAAAATAGTGAGAACTTTGAATGTTGTGTCAACGACATGGTTTGATGATTGATCTTGCCAATACCGTTGATTTAGAGCATAAACCACATGCACGCTTTTATACTAACTTCAAATCTTGTGTTATTTTCAGTGTAGCACTTGGATGACAATCCTTGTCCCTACTAGCATGACTTCTTATCTCTATCTCTATTCTCATGGGGAAGTATCATTGGCTGCATCTCAACCAGTTCAGTATCTGCTCCGTTTTTTCCTCCATTGACTTTTTTGATAtacatttttttccttttgatataTAAATATAACATGTAGATATAATTTCATTCTATGAGTTGGCATCGGAGGGCTTCTTATTTATGCTATCATGTAGAAGCTGGCGTTAGATTAATTGTTTAAGAATGATGgaattaaaattttcttatataCCAGCAAATGGATTCTTTCTGTAATATTTTGTCTATCATGCATTCTAATCATCTAATGTTTACATATTGCAGGTGCTTCTCTACATATTTGTTGCAATGCTCTTGATCTTTCCCTTCGATATATTCTATTTATCCTCTCGGTACTTCTTTTTGAGGACAATATTGCGGATAGCTTTCCCTTTGCAGGCAAGATTCTTGACTATCATGCCAGATATCGAATTTTCAGTGTTTATACACATTTGGTTACTTTTGATAAGCAAATACAACATCTCCATTAGCTTCCTTTAAGTTTATTGATGTGAATGTGCAAAGTTAGTAATTTGAGAGCCACTAGTTTGGTTTAACGGTGTTGATATTTTAGGTGTAGTTTATTTCATTAGATTCTGTAGGTTTGTGTTAGAATTTTCATTTACTGACAGTTATCTTTTTAAACaacaattattaattattattaggaTTGATTAGTggaaaattattatattattagggACAATTAAGTTTTATTAATGCTGTGAGTTTAAGTTTAGAATAAATAGGGAAAGATAGGGAAAAGGGCCATTTTGGCATTTGGGAATTGGGAGGTGCAGACCCTCGAAGTTCTGCAATATTATTCTGTAACCAAAGAGAGTTTCCCTATTTCTTGTTCTATATCAGTTGGTTTCTAtcagtttgttaattgattttctcATGGATTGCGTAAAGCTTATCATTTGGCTCACAAATAATGGTTCTTTTCTTCATACAGCCAATTTCGTTTCCTGACTTTTTCTTGGCAGATATTTTCACCTCCATGGCAAAGGTACATCATATAACTTAATGTACATTCATTGATCTAATTTTCTATTCAATTCGGAAATATCAATTTCTAAGTGCTAAGAAATTTGTATATTTTGATAGTCACCTTACTGCtctagtctttttttttttttttatgaaaaaatttacAACTGATATTTTTTGTGTTAGTAATCGTTTCCTCCTTCTAGTTGTGGCTCCTAACTGCTCATTTCATCCAGGTGTTTTCAGATTTGGAGCGATCGGTTTGTAGAATGGTAAACAAACAGGTATGGTTAAATAAAAAATGCCAAATTTTCTTGGTAATACACTACAGATACATCAAAACTCTTTTCCATTCTTTTTCATTGGTTGCCTgttcaaatttttgtatttccTTCCTTATGTGTTCATAATAGGGACTCacataaaatattttcattttctaTAATATGCAGGTTGCTACAATTGCTTGGCTTGAAGCTGATTCAGTATGTGGTAGTCACTCAATTGCAATTCCAATAGTTCTTGTTCTTCCTTATTTGTGGCGTCTATTGCAATGTCTTCGCCAATACAAAGATACCAAAGAAAAAAATTGTCTCTTGAATGGTAATTGTTGGCAACTTTCCTCCGATCTCCTAAAAATGTAAACATGTCTTTCTTGGGCTAGAATTAAGTTTtcatttttgtcaaaatttagtTTCTATTTGAATGTTCTTAGATTTTGGACTTTAGGCCTAAATCACCCTAAAGCTAGGTCAATATTTACCAAACCTTACATACAAATTTGTCCATATCTGTAGTTGATGTGGGATCTCAACTGACCCTGTTATGCACAGTACTGAACACATGAAGTGTGACCAAATATGGGTGACCTGGTAATTGAGATCTTAACACACACCTTCATGTCTAGGACTGAACATTTTTAAAATAGACAATATGCGTGGCCTATTAAGAGTTTGAGCTTTAGGTGTATCCCAATCCCAAAAGCCATATCAAAGAGGCGAGGAATGTATTGCCTACATCTTATAAGGACTAATTTAGTCTTGCCTCTAGACGATATGGGATCTCAACACGTCTCCTTGTACTTAGGATATATGATCTTAACATATGTCTCCTCATACTCAGGATTAGACATCTAAAACATAGAGTAATGCGTGtgccctaataataataataataaaatttatgacTATCCACCAACCTCTTGATAAGTTTTGTATACAGTTCCCTGGTATATTTTGTCCGTCATATGGCTTGAGAGAATATTTTGTCCACCaaactaaaaaattaatttatgcgTATTAACTGCTGTTTTAGTTACTTTTTATGAATGGGGGCTTACATTCGGATACCAAAATCCTCCACACAAGTTAAGGACCAAATAACCGCTCTAAAACTAGTGGGCTAGATTGGTCCTTAACGTGTAAGATCCCTTTATGATGTTCAGCATTACTTGTGCAGTGTTGTCTAATCTATTGTTCATACATTCTTTAACACTTCAGGCACACAAatgtttttctttttgtcttatttTAAACAATGGTAGTAAACTTGTGAGCACACAATTGCTTGCTTTTCTAGTATGCTAACTCCATTTGCACTTGTTTCCCAGCTTTGAAATATTCGACAGCAGTCCCGGTAATTTTTCTATCGGCCCTTAAATATCATGTCTTACCTGAGAAATGGACAACCCTTTATCGGCCGCTGTGGCTTCTCTCAAGTGTCATTAATTCACTCTATTCATTTTACTGGGATATAACCAGAGATTGGGATTTAAGGTACCAAATCTATCATCTTTCCCTTTCAGGTTTATTATAACAAACGCACTCTGCAATTTTGTACAGATACAAGTATTCACCCAGATTTTGCtttgtattgatttttttttttcatttcattttcttaCAGCGGCTTTTCACGCATATTTAAGTTCACCAAACCAAGTCTAGTTTCCAACTTGTTTTATGGACGACATTGGGTAATAATCTGATCAATGCATCGTACTGCaacatattttaatttgatttgacaATGACAAATCCAATTCACGAGTTACAACTTACAACTTATAGGTATACTTTTGGGTAATTGGAAGCAACCTTGTTTTGCGTGGTTCGTGGACTTACAAGTTATCTGCTCATCTGCGCCATAACTATCTGACAGTATTCGGTATCACTCTGTTGGAGATGTTCCGGCGTTTCCAATGGGTGTTTTTTAGGGTTGAAAATGAATGGAACAAGATTACTCGGGCCAGTGTTCAACTCGCAGAAGTTCCAAGAGAGGAGGAGAAACTACTAGGCTCAAACATTCATGATGTATAGAGAAACTCAGCCAAACAAAATTTTGCCAATGTCTTCATACCATCGTCACTAGGTCTAATTCATATTTTCAGCTAAATTTATTCTTCTCGTCCCAAAATCATTTTTCTTCACCGTCACGAGGGAGTTTTCACACATATGCAAAATGCAAGGATGCCAAACAATGTGTACTTACCGGAAGTCTCAGAAGCtcaatgaagatgaagaagcaaGGATGAAGAGCTGCAACAATGGTGCCATAGTAGATGGTGCTTTCAACATATCATATCTTATTTGTGTACGGCTCTTTAATTAGATCAGAATTTGTAACAATGCAAGATATGGACCCAAAAGTTTTGTTTGATGGGTGAACAAAAGTTAGATCCGGATACATACAACTTTAATGAAAAAAGAGAGGTTGAATGAGTTAAACTAACTTATAGATATATCAATCATGTCATTAGTTTGATTAATGAATCTTGCTTGGCTCAAGAATAAAATAATAAGGTGCATACAAAATATAGCATGCATGCGCCAAGGGTGAAGATGGCGCATGCTGCTATGTGTCAACAAAATTGGTATGACAACACTGCATGCGTCGGAGGTCAGACCATGACGTTGTAGTGTAAAATTAGGTGCATGTACCAATAGATTATTGagatattttttttggaaaatttggttattttaaattaaatttcgtCCAAAATTATTCTCAAacaatttttttagggttttaaaattaaaacattgaTCGTATGAGACACGTCACACCTGTCATTTGAAACCAAACACATACCTACGCGGCACTTTGATCTTCCACAACATACTTATTTGGTATCTAATGcaacaattttcaaatttcaatttccACTGAAACCTTCTCATCATGCTGAATCCAATCTATGCAACCACCATTCTCTTCACATCCCTCCGCACTTCATCCTCTTCCTCATCCACAACCTTCCTCCTTCTCTACCCTTACACAACCTTCTTCGCTCGCACCCATCGCAAAAAGCTCCACAAACTCCCAACCTTCCACGATGCCGTTTCATCTTTCAACCATTTCCTCTCCCTCCGCCACCCACCTCCCATTCAAGAATTCAACAAGCTCTTAACAACAATAGCCAAACTCAAACGCTACACCACCGTCGTTTCGCTGTACTCCAAGCTCGAATTAAATACAGCCATCAAACCCTCGCTTATCACTATGAGTATATTGATCAACGGTTTTTCTCAACTGGGTCAAATGGGTTTTGCTTTTTCGGTTGTTGGAAAACTCATCAAGAGGGGTTTTGAGTTAGATGTGAAAATGCTTACTACTTTGATGAAAGGCTTGTGCTTGAAAGGTAGGGTTTTGGAGGCGCTTAGTTTGCTGGATGATTCTGTTTccagagggtttaggtttgatgAGGTTTGTTACGGGACAATAATCAATGGTTTGTGTAAAATAGGAAAAACAAAAACTGCTATAGAGATGTTTCCTAAGATGAAGAAGATTAGGGTTTACCCTAATTTGATTATGTATAATACTGTTATTGATGG
The Vicia villosa cultivar HV-30 ecotype Madison, WI linkage group LG6, Vvil1.0, whole genome shotgun sequence genome window above contains:
- the LOC131609589 gene encoding uncharacterized protein LOC131609589 isoform X1 encodes the protein MKNMISPIQNAVPSPTFLWRFKVTLFLIWGLTCCKIGWDSVMRMDANLRDLFLYEAFLYYNPLLLVTIMVWLWGVNVWVFLQSNISYPKIFDIDLNHLTHKEIWKCSTWMTILVPTSMTSYLYLYSHGEVSLAASQPVLLYIFVAMLLIFPFDIFYLSSRYFFLRTILRIAFPLQPISFPDFFLADIFTSMAKVFSDLERSVCRMVNKQVATIAWLEADSVCGSHSIAIPIVLVLPYLWRLLQCLRQYKDTKEKNCLLNALKYSTAVPVIFLSALKYHVLPEKWTTLYRPLWLLSSVINSLYSFYWDITRDWDLSGFSRIFKFTKPSLVSNLFYGRHWVYFWVIGSNLVLRGSWTYKLSAHLRHNYLTVFGITLLEMFRRFQWVFFRVENEWNKITRASVQLAEVPREEEKLLGSNIHDV
- the LOC131609589 gene encoding uncharacterized protein LOC131609589 isoform X2; translated protein: MRMDANLRDLFLYEAFLYYNPLLLVTIMVWLWGVNVWVFLQSNISYPKIFDIDLNHLTHKEIWKCSTWMTILVPTSMTSYLYLYSHGEVSLAASQPVLLYIFVAMLLIFPFDIFYLSSRYFFLRTILRIAFPLQPISFPDFFLADIFTSMAKVFSDLERSVCRMVNKQVATIAWLEADSVCGSHSIAIPIVLVLPYLWRLLQCLRQYKDTKEKNCLLNALKYSTAVPVIFLSALKYHVLPEKWTTLYRPLWLLSSVINSLYSFYWDITRDWDLSGFSRIFKFTKPSLVSNLFYGRHWVYFWVIGSNLVLRGSWTYKLSAHLRHNYLTVFGITLLEMFRRFQWVFFRVENEWNKITRASVQLAEVPREEEKLLGSNIHDV